In Deinococcus puniceus, one genomic interval encodes:
- a CDS encoding DUF1802 family protein, whose protein sequence is MPSPTTALKEWDTQAQALSLGQTALLIRKGGIMETHDGFEVEHRSFLLYPTFLHQNPAELRPEFAPLLRDDPQPGAILLPALAEVVGVWKVEQEAQARALADLQALTADAISRRFAYRGRPWVHALLLRVRPLSAPLVLPETPQMLGCVSWVPLGEIVVDAGRPVLDVAKLESIRNEIEARLAETPPL, encoded by the coding sequence ATGCCCTCCCCTACCACAGCCCTCAAAGAATGGGATACCCAAGCCCAAGCCCTCAGCCTCGGCCAAACCGCCCTCCTGATCCGCAAAGGCGGCATCATGGAAACGCACGACGGCTTTGAAGTCGAACACCGTTCGTTCCTGCTGTATCCCACCTTCCTGCACCAAAACCCTGCCGAACTGCGCCCCGAATTTGCGCCCTTGTTGCGAGACGATCCGCAACCGGGCGCAATTCTGCTGCCAGCGTTGGCTGAAGTGGTGGGCGTGTGGAAGGTGGAGCAGGAAGCGCAGGCGCGGGCCTTGGCCGACTTGCAGGCGCTGACCGCCGACGCCATTTCGCGGCGGTTTGCCTACCGGGGCCGCCCTTGGGTTCATGCGCTGCTGCTGCGGGTGCGCCCGCTGAGTGCGCCGCTGGTGCTGCCCGAAACGCCGCAAATGCTGGGCTGCGTCAGTTGGGTGCCGCTGGGAGAAATAGTGGTAGACGCGGGGCGGCCCGTGCTGGATGTAGCCAAGCTGGAGAGCATACGGAATGAGATAGAGGCGCGGCTGGCAGAGACGCCCCCGCTATAG
- a CDS encoding HD domain-containing protein, with protein sequence MMNDAAPIDATLLARAEAFALPHYAEAHRAYHDAEHVRAVLHALESRRVLTPVLTLAVWGHDLIYDPRKHDNEQQSAGVFDGWLAEQGAPADLRAEIHALILATRHAAPAATRAEALLIDADLSILGATAEAFAAYDAAIRREYRHVPGLLYRMGRKKILRGFLEREQIFTTPEFAGLEAQARVNLAGAIAKL encoded by the coding sequence ATGATGAATGACGCTGCTCCAATAGACGCCACTTTGTTGGCCCGCGCCGAAGCGTTTGCCCTCCCCCACTACGCCGAGGCCCACCGTGCCTACCACGACGCCGAGCATGTGCGGGCCGTGCTGCACGCGCTGGAGAGCAGACGAGTGCTGACGCCTGTACTGACTTTGGCGGTGTGGGGCCACGACCTGATTTACGATCCCCGCAAGCACGACAACGAGCAGCAGAGCGCCGGTGTGTTTGACGGCTGGCTGGCCGAACAGGGCGCACCCGCTGACCTGCGGGCCGAAATTCACGCCCTGATTCTGGCCACCCGGCACGCCGCACCCGCCGCCACCCGCGCCGAAGCCCTCCTCATCGACGCTGACCTGAGCATTTTGGGGGCCACTGCCGAAGCGTTTGCCGCCTACGACGCCGCCATTCGCCGCGAATATAGGCATGTGCCGGGGCTGCTGTACCGTATGGGCCGCAAGAAAATCTTGCGGGGATTTTTGGAGCGGGAGCAGATATTTACGACGCCGGAATTCGCAGGGCTGGAGGCGCAGGCGCGGGTAAATCTGGCGGGGGCGATAGCGAAACTTTAG
- a CDS encoding V-type ATP synthase subunit A, whose protein sequence is MTQNKAGVVQSIAGPAVIANGMYGAKMYDIVRVGSERLVGEIIRLDGNTAFVQVYEDTSGLTVGEPVVTTNLPLSVELGPGMLNGIYDGIQRPLDKIREASGDFIARGIEVSSLDRTKTWAFTPSVSVGDMVSGSSILGTVPEFSFTHKILTPPDKSGKLRWVAAAGEYTIDDTIGELEDGTKLRMAHYWPVRAPRPVAKKLDPSLPFLTGMRILDVLFPLVMGGAAAIPGPFGSGKTVTQQSVAKYGNADIVVYVGCGERGNEMTDVLVEFPELVDPKTGGPLMHRTILIANTSNMPVAAREASVYTGITLAEYFRDQGYSVSLMADSTSRWAEALREISSRLEEMPAEEGYPPYLGAKLAAFYERAGAVTTLGGESGAVSVIGAVSPAGGDMSEPVTQATLRITGAFWRLDAGLARRRHFPAINWNGSYSLFTPILDGWYRANVGPDFPELRQRIGNLLQQEAALQEVVQLVGPDALQDNERLIIEAGRMLRQDFLQQNGFDPVDASASMPKNYGLMQMFLKFYDQADIALKGGATIDEIIQSPVIEKLGRARYTPEGEFAAYRDNVLAELDTTFKGVKV, encoded by the coding sequence ATGACGCAGAACAAAGCAGGCGTCGTGCAGAGTATCGCTGGCCCCGCCGTGATCGCCAACGGCATGTACGGCGCGAAAATGTACGACATCGTGCGCGTAGGCTCGGAGCGTCTGGTCGGAGAAATCATCCGGTTGGACGGCAACACGGCCTTCGTGCAGGTGTATGAAGATACCAGCGGCCTGACTGTGGGCGAACCCGTGGTCACCACCAACTTGCCCCTCAGCGTGGAGCTGGGGCCGGGCATGCTCAACGGCATCTACGACGGCATTCAGCGTCCTCTGGATAAAATCCGTGAGGCTTCGGGCGACTTCATCGCTCGCGGCATCGAGGTCAGCAGCCTTGACCGCACCAAAACGTGGGCCTTTACCCCCAGCGTCAGCGTGGGCGATATGGTCAGCGGGTCTTCGATTCTGGGCACCGTGCCCGAATTCAGCTTTACCCACAAGATCCTGACGCCCCCCGACAAGAGCGGCAAGCTGCGCTGGGTGGCGGCGGCAGGCGAGTACACCATCGACGATACGATTGGCGAACTCGAAGACGGAACCAAGCTCCGCATGGCCCACTATTGGCCCGTGCGTGCGCCCCGTCCCGTCGCCAAGAAGCTCGACCCCAGCCTGCCCTTCCTGACCGGAATGCGCATTCTGGATGTGCTGTTCCCTCTGGTGATGGGCGGCGCGGCGGCTATTCCCGGCCCGTTCGGATCGGGCAAAACCGTAACGCAGCAAAGCGTGGCGAAGTACGGCAACGCCGACATCGTGGTGTACGTGGGTTGCGGCGAGCGCGGCAACGAGATGACCGACGTGCTCGTGGAATTCCCTGAATTGGTTGACCCCAAGACGGGCGGCCCCCTGATGCACCGCACCATCCTGATCGCCAACACCTCCAACATGCCGGTGGCAGCGCGTGAAGCGTCCGTGTACACGGGCATTACGCTGGCCGAGTACTTCCGCGATCAGGGCTACAGCGTGTCCCTGATGGCCGACAGCACCAGCCGCTGGGCCGAAGCCCTCCGCGAAATCTCCAGCCGCCTTGAAGAAATGCCCGCAGAAGAAGGCTACCCGCCTTACCTCGGTGCAAAACTCGCGGCGTTCTACGAGCGTGCCGGAGCGGTGACCACCCTCGGCGGCGAAAGCGGCGCGGTCAGCGTGATCGGTGCAGTGTCTCCCGCAGGCGGCGACATGTCCGAACCCGTGACTCAGGCCACCCTGCGTATCACGGGCGCGTTCTGGCGCTTGGACGCTGGTCTGGCCCGCCGCCGCCACTTCCCGGCGATCAACTGGAACGGCTCTTACAGCCTGTTCACGCCCATTCTGGACGGCTGGTACCGCGCCAACGTCGGCCCCGACTTCCCCGAACTGCGCCAGCGCATCGGCAACCTGCTTCAGCAAGAAGCCGCGCTGCAAGAAGTGGTGCAACTCGTGGGCCCCGACGCCCTGCAGGACAACGAGCGCCTGATCATCGAAGCGGGCCGCATGTTGCGTCAGGATTTCCTGCAGCAAAACGGCTTCGACCCCGTCGACGCCAGCGCTTCCATGCCCAAAAACTACGGTCTGATGCAGATGTTCCTGAAGTTCTACGATCAGGCCGACATCGCGCTGAAGGGCGGAGCCACCATCGACGAAATTATTCAAAGCCCCGTGATCGAGAAACTGGGCCGCGCACGTTACACGCCCGAAGGTGAATTTGCCGCCTACCGCGACAACGTGCTGGCCGAACTCGACACGACCTTCAAGGGAGTCAAGGTATGA
- a CDS encoding V-type ATP synthase subunit D, which translates to MAGQISPTRSALLASKASLKTASSGADLLKRKRDALIGEFFALVKDALAAREQLSGVSKGAYTSLFGAKAWDSPEAVESLSLATGGEYTVQMEIQSIYGVKVPKIEVPARPTGVNFSPINVGARTIQAAGDFGGVMEAIVKVAATETKLRRIGEEIKKTSRRVNALEQVVIPGIQDDIRFIRGVLDQREREESFRLKKIKAKLEREKELEKAASAAAGSHGTAAD; encoded by the coding sequence ATGGCAGGACAGATCAGCCCCACCCGCAGCGCCCTGCTCGCCAGCAAAGCCAGTTTGAAGACGGCTTCCAGCGGTGCAGACCTGCTCAAGCGCAAGCGTGACGCCCTCATCGGAGAGTTTTTTGCTCTGGTGAAGGACGCGCTCGCCGCCCGCGAGCAACTGAGCGGCGTGAGCAAAGGCGCGTATACCAGCCTGTTCGGGGCCAAAGCGTGGGATAGTCCCGAAGCCGTGGAAAGCCTGAGCTTGGCCACAGGCGGTGAATACACCGTTCAGATGGAAATTCAGAGCATCTACGGCGTGAAAGTGCCCAAGATCGAGGTGCCCGCACGTCCGACTGGCGTGAACTTCAGCCCGATCAACGTCGGCGCACGTACCATTCAGGCGGCAGGCGACTTTGGCGGCGTGATGGAAGCTATCGTGAAGGTGGCCGCCACCGAAACCAAGCTGCGGCGCATCGGCGAGGAAATTAAAAAGACCTCGCGCCGGGTGAACGCGTTGGAGCAAGTGGTCATTCCCGGCATTCAGGACGACATCCGCTTTATTCGCGGCGTTCTGGATCAGCGCGAACGTGAAGAAAGCTTCCGCCTAAAGAAGATCAAGGCGAAGCTGGAACGCGAGAAAGAATTGGAAAAAGCCGCCTCCGCAGCGGCAGGCAGTCACGGCACCGCCGCCGACTGA
- a CDS encoding class I SAM-dependent DNA methyltransferase — MQHSPFTALAAVYDAIMADVEYDQWADFVLTYARDGGLNAPAGSTLTALDLACGTGGFTRELQAAGLSVTGLDGSAEMLRVARQRLPSIPFEVGDLRTFELSQHFDLITCVFDSLNNLLDPADLGAAFRQARGHLRTGGLLACDLNTKIGVRELWEDNAVEGLAHAEDGREVHYHWSHHHDVEADVGVVQAFCRVLNTDGTTEEFVETHRERGYDPAEIEALLDEAGFDRWEVVEYPDFAPPTPETPRVWVFAWAGA; from the coding sequence ATGCAGCACTCCCCTTTTACCGCGTTGGCCGCCGTGTACGACGCGATTATGGCCGATGTGGAATATGACCAGTGGGCCGATTTCGTGCTGACGTATGCCCGTGACGGCGGCCTCAATGCCCCTGCCGGTTCAACTCTGACAGCCCTAGATTTGGCGTGCGGTACAGGCGGCTTTACCCGTGAGTTGCAGGCGGCGGGCCTGAGCGTGACCGGACTGGATGGCAGCGCCGAAATGTTGCGTGTAGCACGCCAACGCCTGCCCAGCATCCCCTTCGAGGTGGGCGACCTGCGAACCTTCGAACTGAGCCAGCACTTCGACCTGATCACCTGTGTCTTCGACAGCCTGAACAACTTGCTTGACCCCGCCGACTTGGGCGCGGCGTTCCGGCAGGCGCGGGGGCATTTGCGGACAGGTGGGTTGCTGGCCTGTGACCTGAACACCAAAATTGGTGTGCGGGAACTGTGGGAAGACAACGCCGTGGAGGGCTTGGCACATGCCGAAGATGGGCGCGAGGTGCATTACCACTGGTCTCATCATCATGACGTGGAGGCCGACGTGGGCGTGGTGCAGGCCTTTTGCCGGGTGCTGAATACTGACGGCACCACCGAGGAATTTGTAGAAACCCACCGCGAGCGCGGGTACGACCCTGCCGAGATAGAGGCATTGCTGGACGAGGCAGGTTTTGACCGCTGGGAAGTGGTGGAATACCCGGACTTCGCCCCGCCCACGCCCGAGACGCCGCGTGTCTGGGTGTTCGCTTGGGCAGGCGCATGA
- the dnaB gene encoding replicative DNA helicase yields the protein MELTPRVPPHSNDAEISVLGSILLDNDTLAQLGDTVSPEMFYREGHRKIFAAMRTLQEKGEPVDLVTLSEHLRSKGALDDVGGLTYLIGLSDQVPTAAYAEHYARIVQEKHTLRMLISASGKAMQLAYDAQLPLEDLLDRAEKMIFEVAEQKKKGEAFQAMGEVVHNTFEYITLLHANKGIPDGVSSGFRDLDEQISGLQKGSLNVLAARPSMGKCVTASTLIDVPGTGERITVEAFVQRQLPHVLSVAPDGRVRQSLVGAWIDSGIKAVRRVTTRTGRVVETTPHHPFLAADGWTPLYDLSVGSKIAVPRAVPTFGTDTSWSMERVRLLAYLLAEGGLTQSSPRWTNADPVLVEDFRACLATEFPELTMQADARTGIDYRLSRSWAAGERKDRANPLTDWLRDLGVWGKLADAKRFPAAVWQWDRARLAEFLRVLLSCDGTIYALGKAGYGRIEFTVASEALAQDVHHAFVRFGLVAKLWQKTRRSWRVELTEARGMADYQTQIGWLGEKAGRVFALSPATRSNVGHLPQAAWAQVRRAAAVRGLSLSAVARAAGERVGEGFNPHTRRGLPVVRAARYAAVLDDPHLTLLGSDALYWDEIISIEDAGEQQVYDLTVPGDANFIAADICLHNTAFALSIAQNVALRGEKSVAVFSLEMPAVQLALRMLCSEARVDMNRIRSGQLNERDFERLAHAAGRLAEAPMIIDDEPDLTLNGLRSKLRRISAQHGQLGLVVIDYLQLMSGGKSSGGSDNRQQEISTISRGLKGLARELEVPIMVLSQLSRAVEQRPNHRPMLSDLRESGAIEQDADIVMFIYRDEYYNKETDQQGIAEIIIGKQRNGPVGTVKLQFHSAHVRFNDLAPEGV from the coding sequence ATGGAACTCACGCCACGTGTCCCGCCGCACAGCAACGACGCCGAAATTAGCGTGCTGGGCAGCATTTTGCTCGACAACGATACCTTGGCCCAACTGGGCGATACGGTGTCACCCGAAATGTTTTACCGCGAAGGCCACCGCAAGATTTTTGCGGCCATGCGGACGCTGCAAGAAAAGGGCGAACCCGTTGATCTGGTCACGCTGTCCGAGCATCTGCGGAGTAAAGGCGCACTGGACGATGTAGGCGGCCTGACCTATTTAATTGGTCTGTCGGATCAGGTGCCCACCGCTGCCTACGCCGAGCATTACGCCCGGATCGTGCAGGAAAAGCACACCCTGCGAATGCTGATCAGTGCGTCGGGCAAAGCGATGCAACTCGCCTACGACGCGCAATTGCCCCTAGAAGACCTGCTTGACCGTGCCGAAAAAATGATTTTCGAAGTGGCCGAACAAAAGAAAAAGGGCGAGGCGTTTCAGGCGATGGGCGAGGTGGTGCATAACACCTTCGAATACATCACGTTGCTGCACGCCAATAAGGGCATTCCAGACGGGGTGAGCAGCGGCTTCCGCGATTTAGACGAGCAGATCAGCGGACTCCAGAAAGGCAGTTTGAATGTGTTAGCGGCGAGGCCGAGCATGGGCAAATGCGTCACGGCGTCTACCCTGATCGACGTTCCCGGCACAGGCGAACGCATCACTGTTGAAGCCTTTGTGCAGCGGCAATTGCCCCACGTTCTCAGCGTTGCGCCAGACGGTCGGGTGCGGCAATCGTTGGTAGGCGCATGGATAGACAGTGGGATTAAGGCGGTACGCCGTGTGACCACCCGCACAGGCCGCGTTGTCGAAACCACGCCGCATCATCCCTTTTTGGCCGCCGACGGCTGGACGCCCCTTTATGATCTCAGCGTCGGCAGCAAAATCGCCGTGCCACGCGCCGTGCCCACCTTCGGCACCGATACGTCGTGGAGTATGGAGCGGGTGCGCTTGCTGGCGTACCTGTTGGCAGAAGGTGGCCTGACCCAAAGTAGCCCCCGCTGGACGAACGCTGACCCCGTGCTGGTGGAAGATTTCCGCGCTTGCCTTGCCACCGAATTCCCCGAATTGACCATGCAAGCCGACGCCCGCACCGGCATCGACTACCGCCTGAGCAGAAGTTGGGCGGCGGGCGAGCGCAAAGACCGTGCAAATCCCCTGACTGATTGGCTTAGGGACTTGGGCGTATGGGGCAAGCTGGCCGATGCCAAACGTTTTCCGGCGGCAGTGTGGCAATGGGATCGCGCTCGCCTCGCGGAGTTTTTGCGCGTGCTGCTCAGTTGCGATGGTACGATTTATGCTCTTGGCAAGGCGGGATATGGGCGCATCGAATTCACGGTGGCTTCCGAGGCGCTCGCGCAGGACGTGCATCATGCTTTCGTGCGCTTTGGGTTGGTGGCGAAGCTGTGGCAAAAAACCAGACGGTCTTGGCGTGTCGAATTGACCGAAGCCCGTGGCATGGCCGATTATCAGACCCAGATTGGTTGGCTGGGCGAGAAGGCTGGGCGGGTGTTCGCCCTGTCTCCCGCCACGCGCTCCAACGTGGGCCACTTGCCGCAAGCGGCTTGGGCGCAGGTGCGGCGTGCAGCAGCGGTGCGCGGCCTGAGCCTGAGTGCGGTGGCGCGGGCCGCAGGCGAAAGGGTGGGCGAGGGCTTCAATCCACATACGCGCCGGGGTTTGCCTGTCGTGCGAGCCGCCCGCTACGCCGCTGTGCTAGACGATCCTCATCTGACTTTGCTGGGCAGTGACGCGCTTTATTGGGATGAAATTATCAGCATCGAGGATGCCGGAGAGCAGCAGGTGTACGACCTGACCGTGCCCGGCGATGCCAACTTTATAGCTGCCGATATCTGTCTGCATAACACGGCCTTCGCGCTCTCCATCGCCCAAAACGTGGCCCTGCGCGGCGAGAAATCGGTGGCCGTGTTCAGCCTAGAGATGCCCGCCGTGCAACTGGCCCTGCGAATGCTGTGCAGTGAAGCGCGGGTAGACATGAACCGCATTCGCAGCGGGCAACTGAACGAGCGCGATTTTGAGCGGTTGGCGCACGCCGCAGGCCGTCTTGCCGAAGCGCCGATGATCATCGACGATGAACCGGATTTGACCCTGAACGGCCTCAGAAGCAAGTTGCGCCGGATTTCTGCACAGCATGGGCAACTGGGACTGGTCGTCATCGATTACCTGCAACTGATGTCGGGCGGCAAAAGCAGTGGCGGCAGTGACAATAGACAGCAGGAAATCAGTACGATTTCGCGTGGCTTAAAGGGGTTGGCGCGTGAGTTGGAAGTGCCGATCATGGTACTCAGCCAGCTGAGCCGCGCCGTAGAGCAGAGGCCCAATCATAGGCCGATGTTGTCTGATTTGCGTGAATCGGGGGCCATTGAGCAGGACGCTGACATCGTGATGTTTATTTACCGCGACGAGTATTACAACAAAGAAACCGATCAACAAGGGATTGCCGAAATTATTATTGGCAAGCAGCGCAACGGGCCGGTGGGAACGGTCAAGTTGCAGTTTCATAGCGCACATGTCCGGTTTAATGACCTTGCGCCGGAGGGTGTGTAA
- a CDS encoding NAD(P)H-dependent glycerol-3-phosphate dehydrogenase has protein sequence MSGLVVLGAGGWGTALAVNASRTGQPATLWARRPDFAARLAEVRENREYLPGILLPESVRLTSDLAEAVAGAEWALVVVPSVGVPDLLADLPRTLGVVLCAKGLAPDGGRLTDLARSLGFARVAVLSGPNHAEEVGRGLPAATVVASSDEALALAAQTALMTPSLRVYTSTDEVGVELGGVLKNVIALAAGLGDGLQLGDNAKATLITRGLREMGRYLLSQGAQEETVYGLSGLGDLVATATSPHSRNRAAGEAMARGQTPAQGGKVVEGLRTAGLLDAWATAHGHDLPIVRAVARVASGEWTPAVGLRHLMERDAKAEHDE, from the coding sequence ATGAGCGGCTTAGTGGTACTGGGCGCGGGTGGGTGGGGCACGGCGTTGGCGGTGAATGCATCACGCACTGGGCAGCCCGCGACTCTGTGGGCCAGACGCCCCGATTTTGCTGCACGCTTGGCCGAAGTGCGCGAGAACCGGGAATATCTGCCGGGAATCTTGTTGCCCGAATCGGTGCGGCTGACCTCTGATCTAGCGGAAGCAGTAGCGGGCGCGGAGTGGGCGTTGGTGGTGGTGCCCAGCGTAGGCGTGCCCGATTTGCTGGCCGACTTGCCCCGCACGCTGGGCGTGGTGCTGTGTGCCAAAGGCCTAGCGCCCGACGGTGGACGCCTGACCGACTTGGCCCGCAGCCTCGGTTTTGCGCGGGTGGCCGTCCTGAGTGGCCCCAACCATGCCGAAGAGGTGGGCCGGGGCCTTCCTGCCGCCACCGTCGTTGCCAGTTCCGATGAAGCTCTGGCCCTCGCCGCGCAAACCGCCCTGATGACCCCCAGTCTGCGCGTGTACACCAGCACCGATGAAGTGGGCGTGGAGTTGGGCGGCGTGCTGAAAAACGTGATCGCCTTGGCTGCTGGCTTGGGCGACGGCCTGCAACTGGGAGACAACGCCAAAGCCACCCTGATCACACGCGGGCTGCGCGAAATGGGCCGTTATCTGCTGTCTCAGGGCGCTCAGGAAGAAACGGTGTATGGCCTGAGCGGGCTGGGCGATCTTGTGGCAACGGCAACCAGCCCACACAGCCGCAACCGCGCCGCCGGGGAAGCGATGGCACGTGGGCAGACTCCGGCGCAGGGAGGCAAAGTGGTAGAAGGCCTCCGCACGGCGGGACTGCTAGATGCTTGGGCCACCGCGCACGGCCACGACCTGCCGATTGTGCGGGCCGTCGCACGTGTCGCCAGCGGAGAATGGACGCCCGCTGTGGGCCTCCGCCACCTGATGGAGCGCGACGCTAAGGCTGAGCATGATGAATGA
- a CDS encoding prepilin-type N-terminal cleavage/methylation domain-containing protein: MKNNTQGFTLIELLIVIAIIGILAAVLIPNLLAARNRANDTATQSFIRNVVTGVETQRDSVTGALPATAPTCIVATGKTALPASVKSCAIILGTTNKDAFVVNASSINNTDYTYDSKEVKTGTSTAP; this comes from the coding sequence ATGAAGAACAACACCCAAGGCTTCACCCTGATCGAGCTGCTGATCGTCATCGCCATCATCGGTATTCTGGCCGCCGTGTTGATTCCCAACCTGTTGGCTGCCCGTAATCGCGCCAACGATACTGCCACCCAATCGTTCATCCGTAATGTGGTTACTGGTGTAGAAACCCAACGGGATAGCGTCACGGGTGCTTTGCCTGCAACTGCCCCCACCTGCATCGTCGCCACCGGCAAAACCGCCCTGCCTGCCTCCGTCAAGTCTTGCGCGATTATTCTCGGCACCACCAACAAAGACGCTTTCGTCGTAAACGCCAGCTCCATCAACAACACCGACTACACCTACGACAGCAAAGAAGTTAAGACCGGAACCAGCACCGCTCCCTGA
- a CDS encoding prepilin-type N-terminal cleavage/methylation domain-containing protein — MKKTTQAFTLIELLIVISIVGILATVLISNLLAARNRAISTATQAYVLDVVTGVETQRDTVTGALPIIAPSCTAASGNPGLPASVKTGTCQVIFGTTNKDFFVVNATTRNGTDYTYDGTAMKFGTSTAP, encoded by the coding sequence ATGAAGAAAACTACTCAAGCTTTCACTTTGATTGAACTACTCATAGTCATCTCCATCGTCGGTATTCTAGCAACCGTTTTGATCTCTAACCTATTGGCTGCACGCAACCGTGCTATTAGCACAGCAACGCAAGCTTACGTCCTAGATGTCGTAACGGGCGTAGAGACGCAACGGGACACCGTAACGGGTGCGCTCCCAATCATAGCACCGAGTTGCACTGCGGCCTCAGGTAATCCGGGCTTACCAGCATCCGTCAAAACGGGTACTTGCCAAGTCATTTTCGGAACAACCAATAAGGATTTTTTTGTGGTTAATGCGACCACGCGCAATGGCACAGACTATACTTATGATGGGACTGCTATGAAGTTTGGTACTAGTACTGCGCCGTAG
- a CDS encoding V-type ATP synthase subunit B, with protein sequence MTLLKKEYNDVAYISGPLLFVNAASDLAYGAIVEIKDGQGKIRGGQVISVSDENAVIQVFEETRGLDLATASVSLVEDVARLGVSKEMIGRRFDGLGRPIDGLPQVVAEKRVSINGQPMNPTARAKPEEFIQTGISTIDVNTSLIRGQKLPIFSGSGLPHNELAAQIARQAKVPGHEGDFAVVFAAMGLTQREVSFFTQEFERTGALARSVLFLNRADDPAVERLLTPRMALTTAEYLAFEHGYHVLVILTDLTNYCEALREIGGAREEIPGRRGFPGYMYTDLASLYERAGVVQGKPGSVTQIPILSMPDDDITHPIPDLTGYITEGQIVVDRALNTKGIFPPINPLPSLSRLQGNGIGKGKTRADHKNVSDQLFAAYANGLDLRKLVAITGEDALSDTDKLYLRFADDFENYFIGQGGQDRSIDDSLTVAWGILSKLPQSQLTRLSRDTIDKYYGTKVDEMWRGNRI encoded by the coding sequence ATGACCCTGCTCAAGAAGGAATACAACGATGTGGCCTATATTTCCGGCCCCTTGTTGTTCGTGAACGCCGCTTCCGACCTCGCTTACGGCGCTATCGTCGAAATCAAGGACGGTCAGGGCAAGATTCGCGGCGGACAGGTCATCTCCGTGTCCGATGAAAACGCCGTGATTCAGGTGTTCGAAGAAACGCGTGGTCTTGACCTCGCCACCGCCAGCGTGAGCCTCGTTGAAGACGTGGCCCGCCTCGGCGTGAGCAAGGAAATGATTGGCCGCCGCTTCGACGGCTTGGGCCGCCCGATTGACGGTCTGCCGCAAGTGGTCGCCGAAAAGCGCGTGAGCATCAACGGCCAGCCCATGAACCCCACCGCCCGTGCCAAGCCCGAAGAATTTATTCAGACGGGCATCAGCACCATCGACGTGAACACCTCGCTGATCCGTGGTCAGAAGCTCCCGATCTTCTCGGGCAGCGGCTTGCCGCACAACGAACTGGCCGCCCAGATCGCCCGTCAGGCCAAAGTGCCCGGACACGAGGGTGACTTTGCCGTGGTGTTCGCCGCCATGGGTCTGACCCAGCGCGAAGTCAGCTTCTTCACGCAGGAGTTCGAGCGCACGGGCGCACTGGCCCGCTCGGTCTTGTTCCTGAACCGCGCCGACGATCCCGCCGTAGAGCGCCTGTTGACGCCCCGCATGGCGCTCACCACCGCCGAGTACTTGGCCTTTGAGCACGGCTACCACGTGTTGGTCATCCTGACCGACTTGACAAACTACTGTGAAGCCCTCCGCGAGATCGGCGGCGCACGTGAGGAAATCCCCGGACGACGCGGCTTCCCCGGCTACATGTACACCGACTTGGCCTCCCTTTACGAACGCGCAGGCGTGGTGCAGGGCAAGCCCGGATCGGTCACGCAGATTCCGATCTTGTCCATGCCCGACGACGATATTACGCACCCCATCCCCGACCTGACCGGCTACATCACCGAAGGCCAGATCGTGGTTGACCGGGCGCTGAACACCAAGGGCATCTTCCCGCCCATCAACCCGCTGCCCAGCCTGAGCCGCTTGCAGGGCAACGGCATTGGTAAGGGCAAGACCCGCGCCGACCACAAAAACGTGTCCGACCAGCTGTTCGCGGCTTACGCCAACGGCCTCGACCTCCGCAAACTGGTAGCCATCACGGGTGAAGACGCCCTCAGTGACACCGACAAGCTGTACCTGCGTTTCGCCGACGACTTCGAGAACTACTTCATCGGGCAGGGCGGCCAAGACCGTTCGATTGATGACAGCCTGACGGTGGCGTGGGGCATCTTGTCCAAGCTTCCCCAGAGCCAGCTGACGCGCCTGAGCCGCGACACCATCGACAAGTACTACGGTACCAAGGTGGACGAAATGTGGCGGGGCAACCGGATCTAA